In Choloepus didactylus isolate mChoDid1 chromosome 6, mChoDid1.pri, whole genome shotgun sequence, one DNA window encodes the following:
- the LOC119535953 gene encoding basic proline-rich protein-like: MREAMVSAMGGAAPQICPAPQEQRGQDWRDSMRIRDSDLSSLSVPGSQRVLTWDACVYTLTQGPGKKRGVPDLPGTLTPGPSGSAWEEAFGAGGWEQPADHRSCHQGISPPEVGPQSTEHSSMYGPVRKAAPSPGQTPRGAWTPQSQWWAQTEAAPRPFAPYLMATAPPEDARRLSGDPPPPFRVSPLANDPRQPQVAEPLPLGRVRGQQQSGVGEGSVGGATQSVSHPSLGAFRPGILGALSPSVQLPPTQPRCRRRELGQWALGPWDPGVRSGGPPWPGASGPIKDTPQGSTGPAPCGDLGPRHVQVRVLGGGQRVTVARSALPGPTLGARTRAGGCVGVGGSGDPGPCLGLCGTLLSPKLWAVEHGGRRLPPPHSTSCQRLQPPLPENPQWAAPRDLPSEFHHLPLSASGTKLPGLLPSTPLPCSLADTFRGQPTTRAGAPGHGVLSHLPQPRHPPLPWPSLGRAPPLEPPRASPACPSQSPPQQGSRSPAKRGPSVHPTDHCPAKKAAKYWDTLRPGEPRRCRVCEGRHEGPGSTCLRAGAHRRREAGLGAPGAGMGVNAQQGQGLWPGDRKVLPFGDVQHPQRNAPRQGTEQGRRLEAAPGGSSVSPLSRGQRVPSRPLSPRPPTLPASFCPSPPSLVSGPEVRPCAVKSPLVGPRSCRAPTRGHSTATHSIRRPGVPDLRLSRAARGTSSAASLEFCGNVPGSWVLGWSKHWVQPRRVLTVFRSTRAHGHTATVDGHPCASSSAPGSA, encoded by the exons ATGCGGGAGGCCATGGTCAGTGCCATGGGAGGAGCGGCTCCTCAAATCTGCCCAGCTCCCCAGGAACAGCGGGGCCAGGACTGGCGAGACAGCATGCGG ATCAGGGACTCGGACCTGAGCAGCCTTTCGGTGCCAGGGTCCCAGCGGGTGCTGACCTGGGATGCATGT GTCTACACGCTCACTCAGGGCCCAGGAAAGAAACGTGGGGTCCCCGACCTGCCCGGGACTCTCACCCCAGGTCCCAGCGGCTCAGCCTGGGAGGAAGCctttggggctgggggctgggagcagCCTGCAGACCACCGGTCATGTCACCAGGGTATATCTCCTCCTGAAGTGGGGCCCCAAAGTACAGAGCACAGCAGCATGTATGGCCCTGTCAGGAAAGCAGCCCCTTCCCCTGGCCAGACCCCCAGAGGGGCTTGGACACCCCAGAGCCAGTGGTGGGCACAAACAGAGGCTGCACCAAGACCTTTTGCCCCCTATCTGATGGCTACAGCCCCCCCTGAGGATGCCAGGCGGCTCAGCGGGGACCCACCTCCTCCTTTCAGGGTCTCTCCCCTGGCAAATGACCCCAGACAGCCCCAAGTGGCTGAGCCTTTGCCTCTTGGGCGGGTCAGGGGTCAGCAGCAGAGTGGGGTGGGTGAAGGCAGTGTGGGGGGTGCAACCCAGAGTGTTTCCCATCCCAGCCTGGGCGCCTTCAGGCCCGGAATCTTGGGGGCCCTTTCCCCCTCGGTGcagctgccccccacccagcccaggtGCAGGAGGAGGGAGCTGGGGCAGTGGGCGCTGGGGCCCTGGGACCCCGGGGTCCGCAGTGGGGGCCCACCCTGGCCAGGGGCCAGCGGGCCTATCAAGGACACACCCCAAGGCTCCACTGGCCCCGCCCCGTGTGGTGACCTGGGTCCCCGACATGTCCAGGTGAGGGTGCTCGGCGGAGGGCAGAGGGTCACTGTGGCCCGGTCAGCACTCCCCGGACCCACGCTGGGCGCCAGGACCCGGGCAGGAGGCTgtgtgggagtggggggcagcgGGGACCCAGGCCCGTGTCTAGGGCTGTGTGGGACCCTGCTGAGCCCGAAACTCTGGGCAGTGGAGCACGGGGGACGCAGgctcccccctccccacagcaCGTCCTGCCAGCGGCTTCAGCCACCTCTACCAGAGAACCCCCAATGGGCAGCCCCCCGGGACCTCCCCTCCGAATTCCATCATCTCCCTCTTAGCGCATCAGGAACCAAACTCCCAGGCCTGCTCCCCTCCACCCCGCTGCCCTGCAGCCTCGCCGACACCTTCCGGGGCCAGCCCACCACTCGGGCCGGAGCCCCCGGGCACGGGGTCCTGTCCCACCTGCCTCAGCCCCGacacccacccctgccctggcCTAGCCTGGGCCGAGCACCGCCACTGGAGCCTCCCAGAGCGTCCCCTGCCTGCCCTTCGCAGTCACCTCCCCAGCAGGGTTCGAGGAGCCCTGCCAAACGGGGTCCGTCCGTCCACCCCACGGACCACTGTCCCGCCAAGAAAGCAGCGAAGTACTGGGACACCCTGCGGCCTGGAGAACCCCGAAGATGTCGCGTGTGTGAGGGCAGGCACGAGGGCCCGGGTTCCACCTGCCTGAGAGCAGGAGCACACAGGCGCAGGGAGGCGGGACTGGGGGCTCCGGGGGCAGGAATGGGGGTCAACGCCCAACAGGGGCAGGGCCTCTGGCCAGGGGACAGGAAAGTCCTG CCGTTTGGTGACGTCCAGCACCCACAGAGAAATGCGCCGCGGCAGGGCACCGAGCAGGGGCGCAGGCTGGAAGCAGCCCCGGGGGGCAGCAGTGTGTCGCCCCTGTCCCGGGGTCAGCGGGTCCCCTCCCGGCCACTCAGTCCCCGTCCACCCACCCTGCCCGCCAGCTTCTGTCCATCGCCGCCATCGCTGGTGTCCGGGCCTGAGGTTCGCCCGTGTGCTGTGAAGTCACCGCTCGTGGGTCCCCGGTCGTGCAGGGCCCCAACTCGTGGCCACTCCACGGCCACCCACTCCATCCGGAGGCCGGGGGTGCCCGACTTGAGGCTGTCACGGGCAGCGCGTGGCACGTCCTCGGCCGCGTCTCTGGAATTCTGTGGGAATGTGCCCGGGAGCTGGGTGCTGGGCTGGAGCAAGCACTGGGTGCAGCCTCGGCGGGTGCTGACAGTTTTCCGAAGCACTCGTGCCCACGGCCACACCGCCACAGTGGACGGGCACCCGTGTGCCTCGTCCTCAGCCCCGGGCTCAGCTTGA
- the IGF2 gene encoding insulin-like growth factor II isoform X1, with product MGTPVGKSTLMFLAFLAFASCCTAAYRPSETLCGGELVDTLQFVCGDRGFYFSRPTVRASRRSRGIVEECCFRSCDLALLETYCAAPAKSERDVSAPPTQLPDNFPRYPVGKFFHYDTWKQSAQRLRRGLPALLRARRGRALAKELEAFREATRRRPPTALPTQDPLHFRDLRQSEVSQIV from the exons ATGGGGACCCCAGTGGGGAAGTCGACGCTGATGTTTCTCGCCTTCTTGGCCTTCGCCTCGTGCTGCACTGCTGCTTACCGCCCCAGTGAGACCCTGTGCGGGGGCGAGCTCGTGGACACCCTGCAGTTCGTCTGCGGGGACCGCGGCTTCTACTTCA GCAGGCCGACCGTCCGCGCGAGCCGCCGCAGCCGTGGCATTGTGGAGGAGTGCTGCTTCCGCAGCTGCGACCTGGCTCTGCTGGAGACCTACTGCGCCGCCCCCGCCAAGTCCGAGCGAGACGTGTCAGCCCCTCCGACCCAACTCCCG GACAACTTCCCCAGATACCCCGTGGGCAAGTTCTTCCACTACGACACCTGGAAGCAGTCCGCCCAGCGACTGCGCAGGGGCCTGCCTGCCCTCCTGCGTGCCCGCCGGGGACGCGCGCTCGCCAAGGAGCTCGAGGCCTTCCGAGAGGCCACGCGCCGCCGCCCCCCGACCGCCCTGCCCACCCAGGACCCCCTCCACTTCCGAGATCTCCGGCAGTCGGAAGTGAGCCAAATTGTCTAA